Proteins encoded in a region of the Streptomyces sp. NBC_00513 genome:
- a CDS encoding IPT/TIG domain-containing protein gives MTARASGREVGGTHRDRRRVGPHPYGWSPTTPAARYAYGPPTVTSISPATGPAGGGNKVTLTGTNLADTTAVTFGPGGNATARRAPRPPALSPLRQAPALPRFPCRQSTPPAPARPTAVPSTPTAADPRPVEGRQRRFSLLQGEKEPPLPRVAHPVLSSAINLACRRGTCRWETLPRGSASSAARRSWGSSRRGTSGSTSGAVRGPRRGPCRTR, from the coding sequence GTGACCGCCCGTGCGTCGGGTCGTGAAGTTGGCGGGACGCACCGGGATCGTCGACGTGTGGGTCCACACCCCTACGGGTGGAGCCCCACCACCCCGGCCGCCCGCTACGCCTACGGGCCGCCGACCGTCACCTCGATCAGCCCTGCCACCGGGCCCGCCGGAGGCGGGAACAAGGTCACGCTGACCGGAACCAATTTGGCCGACACCACCGCGGTCACCTTCGGACCGGGCGGTAACGCCACCGCCCGGCGTGCACCGCGACCTCCTGCACTGTCACCGCTGCGGCAGGCACCGGCTCTTCCAAGGTTCCCGTGCAGGCAGTCAACGCCGCCGGCACCAGCCCGACCAACGGCAGTACCTTCTACACCTACGGCCGCTGACCCCAGGCCCGTCGAAGGCAGGCAGCGGCGGTTCTCTCTCTTGCAGGGGGAAAAAGAACCGCCGCTGCCGCGTGTGGCACACCCCGTTTTGAGCTCCGCAATTAACTTGGCATGCCGCCGGGGTACATGCCGCTGGGAGACGCTCCCCCGGGGTTCTGCGAGTTCGGCTGCCCGGAGGTCGTGGGGTTCATCCCGCCGGGGTACATCGGGTTCGACGTCTGGGGCGGTGCGGGGTCCGCGGCGTGGGCCGTGCCGGACACGGTGA
- a CDS encoding transposase, translating to MSAPRKYPLELRERAVRMYRTTEPKPVIRRMAEELGVHHEALRNWIRQAEAEADAGERGDHLTTAEREELTALRKENVQLKRANEVLRTASAFFAAQLDPTRPR from the coding sequence ATGTCTGCCCCGAGGAAGTACCCGCTGGAGTTGCGTGAGCGTGCGGTGCGGATGTACCGGACCACCGAGCCGAAGCCAGTGATCCGCCGTATGGCCGAGGAACTCGGCGTGCACCACGAGGCACTGCGCAACTGGATCCGTCAGGCCGAGGCCGAGGCCGACGCCGGCGAACGAGGCGACCACCTCACCACCGCCGAGCGCGAGGAACTGACCGCCCTGCGGAAAGAGAATGTCCAGCTCAAGCGGGCGAACGAGGTCCTGCGGACGGCCTCGGCTTTTTTCGCGGCCCAGCTCGACCCGACCCGGCCCAGGTGA
- a CDS encoding IS3 family transposase, whose product MTALLDEHPHLGVEPVLRELNIPSTTYYRWRQAEKEPCERRRRDVELTDRIREVHDESDGIHGSPRVHAILKREGTRVGRKRVERLMRQAGLAGISPRRGKGFTRRDPNAELAPDLVERDFTAPGPNRLWVTDLTMIPTGEGPLWLSAIRDAFSRRVVAWETSARADADLVLTTLEYALASRDPIAGELIHHADHGCQYTSVKLTTRLLRAGIQASMGSVGDSFDNALAENLWMLVKTECVRGRVFATRAEANLALFNYIDGFYNPRRIQKRLGYLSPIEFEEKHYANQAATDQANLKPRHPALTS is encoded by the coding sequence GTGACCGCGCTCCTCGACGAGCACCCGCACCTGGGGGTCGAGCCCGTCCTGCGGGAACTGAACATCCCCTCCACCACCTACTACCGGTGGCGCCAGGCCGAGAAGGAACCGTGCGAGCGGCGCCGCCGCGACGTCGAGCTGACAGACCGGATCCGGGAGGTCCACGACGAGTCCGACGGGATCCACGGCTCACCGCGCGTGCACGCCATCCTCAAGCGCGAGGGCACCCGCGTCGGCCGCAAACGCGTCGAACGGCTCATGCGCCAGGCCGGCCTCGCGGGAATCAGCCCGCGCCGGGGCAAGGGATTCACCCGCCGCGACCCGAACGCGGAACTGGCCCCTGACCTGGTCGAGCGCGACTTCACCGCACCCGGGCCGAACCGGCTGTGGGTCACCGACCTGACCATGATCCCGACCGGCGAGGGCCCGTTGTGGCTGTCCGCGATCCGCGACGCGTTCTCGCGCCGGGTCGTGGCCTGGGAAACCTCCGCCCGCGCCGACGCCGACCTGGTCCTGACCACCCTCGAGTACGCCCTCGCCTCCCGTGATCCCATCGCCGGCGAGCTCATTCACCACGCGGACCACGGCTGCCAATACACGTCCGTGAAACTCACAACACGCCTGCTCAGAGCCGGTATCCAAGCGTCGATGGGATCCGTCGGCGACTCGTTCGACAACGCCTTGGCGGAGAATCTGTGGATGTTGGTCAAGACCGAGTGCGTCCGCGGCCGCGTCTTCGCCACACGCGCCGAGGCGAACCTCGCGCTCTTCAACTACATCGACGGCTTCTACAACCCCCGCCGCATCCAGAAGCGGCTCGGCTACCTCAGCCCGATCGAGTTCGAGGAGAAGCACTACGCCAACCAGGCAGCGACCGATCAAGCGAACCTGAAACCACGTCACCCCGCCCTGACCAGCTAG